aaggctcgggatcattccggcgccagatcgtcgacgctcaggagaagaaaccagaagatttgactagaaaaaatcaagatttcaaagtcaacgagttcgagttcgactacgcatcggattcgacttcgcctcggactactccaaccttccgctcaggggtcgggtactcccgaccccaagactcagcGTCAGGCaaggcggagcttcactcggggtcgggtgaggcggagctactcctccaaagggtcgggctcagccgacccctggactcagggtcggactcgcttcggattcgacgaccccagtcagcatccaaatcagttttGACTTCAACGCGGTTCccgtacggactccgcaacgcaaccaaagtccatCAAGGTTTTCTTGCTAAAACTCAAGTCGAACTCGGGCACGACGAagatgttgactccgactcatcctactcaccagagataccattatctggtccagcccaagggttggtaataacttcgacatctcaaggcagattcatccactggccgggattgcgaccctctcttctcgaccgtgactacgattcacgccttgtcgcccatatagacaacctaccatatcaagaaggcgttccactcacttccgaCCGCGGagaaagttacacagagattgcaacatcaagctccggaagctactactccgatagggagatacttgttattacttaGAATAACAACCCgtgtactagccagaacagaacccccaggtgaatagcacaaatcgacaacatctccgaagatgagtctacagctgacgcccctcacggtgaaacttccgagcagcgcaaccaacgaagggcacGCAATGTCACCCGAGCTGAgagacgacagtcgatggctacaaacattcctattacaaatcttgaaagggctttcaacgcagtccaggctcaggagcacaatactccactcgcggctatcgcttcaatcaaccttttgatgacattgatgcctcaggataaggataacgcagccacaagctcaactcgtgcagcgcggcaacggactaattgcacaactcacggagcaagcttacaagctactcgacaaagaatcaccaatcccgtccgttcctcgtatcacatctcatcaagaaggtagcaggggagcgacagataaaaatgccgccccacgaaacgaaGATggagtcaaccaaccccggcaacacagccaaggtccaagcaagcacaaagctcctactcaacagaaagatgttggtgaggtcagctgcaccaactcggttaaaagtatccgCCCCACTTGGAAGATtcgcgagatgtccaacttcagcgatttgcgagaaattctcaacagtcggcgcgaacgaagtcgacagctacaaccattttcctgctttcacaaaccgggtaatgaaaacaaaactacccgaaaagttcaagccaactggaATTACCAAATACGACgagcaagcaagacccagttcaatggctacgctgttactcgctagccgtccaagcagccgggggcaataacgacaccaaagtcattcactttcccatatgcatggaacccgcaccactgacctggctcgagtcactcaagctcaagtccattgattcttgggcagacttgacaaaggctttcaccaacaacttcgcaggctccatggctagaccaggcaacaaaatcgacttaagacaaattaagcagaaagagggcgagaccttacgcgactatctgcgacggttcttcgaaaagaaggctaccatagtggacatctctgaagcagacgtcattgagtgcttccaaaatggactctatgatcgacgaacataccaagacttcggtcgccgacgaccagctgatgtcaaagaactcaaagtcatggtacaacagtgggctgatgaagaggacaaagagcgagaacggttcggttcccactgtaaccgcggacgcgacaataaccacaacaatgaaacagatagaactcggcataacaatgctcggaactcctatccgggtaatcacaatcgcaaaaagaagcccgacaacaccattgccgccatgaccagctctggaaaaaagggacaccgcagaaacgacgaagggccaaccttcacagagctgctcaaaaagcagtgcccatggcatccgactagcaagcactccgcaatagactgttacagcatgcgtcgTATCATGCAAGACTaacccgcaccaccaactcctgaagagtacaccaaaaacagagagaagggtaaaaataaagcccgcaacgacgaaaatgaggacggcgatttccaaacagtttcaaaaactgtcaacgtcattttcggcggcattccaggcactgcatccaagcgagctaacaaactcgtactcagggagatcatggccatcgagccgacggaccccacaccgttaaaatggtcggaggttccaatttcttttagcagaaaagaccaatggacaaaattttcagaaccaggccgtttcgcactagtcctggatccagttgtggcaggatcaaagttaccaaagtactcatcgacggcggaagcggcctcaatgttatcttcgccaagacattaaggaaaatgtgcctcgacgtcactgaaatgcttaccccaacggattcacctttctacggcattgtgcccggaaacgcggctataccactgggacaagttgtccttccagtcaccttcggaactaaggaacattaccgcactaagtacatcagattcgaggtcgccgactttgagacatcttatcatgctatactgggacggccagcactcgccaagtttatggccataccacattatgtctacctggtactcaaaatgccaggccccaaaggggagctcacgctacgaggagatctctggagatcctacgagtgcgacaccgaagccgtggaaattgctgcgactactcaatctcctagtcccatgcagcaagtcttcacagcttcaaagaaactccatcccactgaactagagatcccagaaaacaagtcgggctccacaaaggtgaaacccgccagtgagcaagacttcaaatcggtcgacctccagaccggtgatccttccaagacagccctgatcggaacagggctggatcctaaataggaatttgcgctcgtcagtttctttcgggctaaccatgatatcttcgcttggaagccggccgacatgccatgtgtgcccaaggaactgatcgagcattctctcaacgtcgatcccaaagctactccaaaacggtaacgactacgccggttcgctcaggacagacgaggaGCAAtcaaaaagagttagccaagctactcgcggcaggattcatcaaagaagtctttcatcctgactggctcaccaatcctgtgcttgttcgtaagaaaaacaacgaatggagaatgtgtgtcgactacaccgaccttaaCAAACACTGctcgaaagatccttttgggctacccaggatcgatcaagtggttgactccaccgctgggtgcgccttgctatgcttcctcgactgctactccggctatcaccagataagcctcgaagaggaagatcaagccaaaacagcgttcatcacgccctttggagccttctgctacaaaacaatgtccttcggactaaaaaatgcaggagcaacttatcaaagggctatatagatgtgcttcgaaaagcaacttcatcgcaacgtcgaagcttatgttgacgacgtcgtcgtcaaaacaagaaaccgggaggaattcattgctgacttggaggaaactttctccagtctccgcgctttccgatggaaactcaatcctactaagtgcgtctttggagtacctttcgtcaaattactcgggttcatcattagccatcgcggcattgaggcaaacccggagaagatatctgcaTCACATCAAAATTCGCTTCTCGTTGGCTTGTAGCCATCATGCTATTCCTATCATTGCACCAGCTTGCATGTTGTGCTCATTCAAAACTTGTTATGTTGAGAAGTAGCTCCCACTTTGACAAGATGGTCAGTAAATCATCATAGCACTCTATCACTCAGCTAGAATGCTGATAAATCTGTGTATTAAATACACATGTGCAAAATGACTAGTAGTCATTAACGAATCTTTAGTCAAGAAGGTTAAGATCAGGGGAAGCAAACCAGTCTATAATTGATCTGATAGAAAATTTATCCAATTAGAAATTGGTTGCCCAATTAGAATGTGTTTGcggaaaaaatgaaaagaaaatagacATGTTAGCCCATTGTGTGGGAAATAATTACATTATGGATGCAAAAGCACATGGGGAATTCTTGAATGAATGAGCAATTAAATTTTTAGAAGAAATTCCATGTAGATTTTATTTTGCATAAATTTTAAACTAGAAGTTTAGTTATAAAAATACTTGAAGTATATGGTATGAGTATTTAGCTGAATATTTTGGGCTAAATAAATAAAGAAGCTAGGCAACATAATAGTTCTGTGGACTTAAAGATGTGTAGATTATTGGTATGTAGAACGTACCAAACTGGTAAATGTATTAGTGATGTCTAGCACACTGCATAACAAATAACCCCTAAATCTTAAAATAAAGTGCGTAAAATTTTATTTCACCATCTTAGCATACAAATGGGAATCAACTTGAAGTTGGAGAAATATGGATCTGAATTTCCATTACATTAAGCTCATGGGGATATCATTGGAAGTATGCTATATTTATGAAGATGTAATACTGACATTAGGGGAAGAGAAACCCTATATGAACATTTGAATGCCTTGTATTCAATGGAAGAATGATTTTCATAATATTCCTGGAAGCTTGAAGCAGGAATAGAAACACGCAATCAATCATACTCGCATGAAGTGAAGTATAATgccaaaaaattaaaatgtgAGGAAGCCTATGAAGGGCACCACCTGATGTGGAAAACACACTTGAAGTGAAACTCCCTGAAGGACTTTATCCCAGTGAGAATGTGCACATAATGAATATTCACAAATGGGAAACTGGAAATTTGGAGAAACAACTTGAAGTTATTAACCAGAAGTTAAGTTTACTTGTAGTAAATAGAATGCTATGTGTGGTATATCCCAGGTATTTAATAGTATACTCACCATGGCAAATGATTTGATCGTTAATTTAAAATCTATGGGGATGCCTGTTGGTTTTGGACCaaatgaacttgtcaaaaaaattattgaaatCTCCGTAGAATTCTACATAAAAGACCGTTGGGATAGCATATACTAGTTGACTATATCATATAATCATCATGAAGATGAATGCCTAACACTATAAACCGCGCTTAGTATTTTGTGTTGGGATAGCATATACTAGTTGACTATATCATAGTCTTATCCTGAAGATATGGGAGAGAAAATAATGAATGTCGACAACATTAcctctatcattgcaaatatttCTCTAACGAGAATATGGATCCATAAATAAAGTCCATGGCAGAGTTGCATGAAGCACTCATGTtgggttgaattgaagaatgcAATTGAGGTTGAACCATGAAGAAAGTATTTGAACTTGGAAGTTCAAATTGGATGAATCGTTATGAAAtaatgacatggtgaaatgcaATGGTTCATAAGCCTTTCAAAAGACAAGTAAACTCCCATTATATATGAATGAATATTCTGCTACATATCTTGCATATGGAAAGAATGaatgaaatatatattatgtagtTAATAGATAGATTTTGAAAATCCATAAGAGATAATCCTTGAAGGACTCATCATTCCTCGAAGGAATAAAAATCACAACAAATAGAAGTTAAATTTCATACTAAGTATTGAATGTCTAAGGTTGATAATGTTCCTAAATGAATATTAATAGTCTCTAGAAGAGCAAATACTCGAAAGAAATAAAGTCATAATTGTGAATAAACATTCCAAATAAAAGAGCTCATAGAAGTGCTCAAATTAAAAAGGGTCATGCAAATCACTTCTCTCTTGCATGAGAGAATTTCTCACGGAAGAGAAATACTATTCTCGAAGAATTAGGAAATCCTTAAAGGATATAGTCAATGAATGACTTATCAGTCAATTCCTGAATGAACACCAATAATCCCAAAGAtatgaatgaaaattcatcccgACCCAAGTAATTGAATTAATAATATGGTGAGGAATCATATGATAGAAAGTATCCTCACATACCGTTGAAGGTATATTGGTGATTGGCAAATTGAATTATCCCCTCAAATGCCAAATGAAGACTGATCCAGATTCAGAAGATCTACTAAATAGATCATTGGTTAACTTAGAATCTACTTAAATAGAGTTGTTATTATTTCACTAATTGAATTTTGAAATGTAATATCTAGAAGACATGCAAATTTGCAACTCATTATCCCCATATTCCTATGAAAggataaaattttattttgtgttgcACATTTAAATAAGTGGTTACTAGTGCTTGAAGCATTGCTCCTAATATAATCTAGAAGAATTAAAAATTAAGTCTTTGAAGGACTAAGTATTGTACTCATGCACATTTATAAGAATGTGACTATGGCATTTTGAACACTGAAGTTCAAAGGATGTTGCCCTGAGGGGGAGCATATCTTTAATCATATTTAGACATGAAATCTTTTAAGTTCTACCTAGAAGGAATCAACTCGATGAttaatattgaattttttatgaAGGTATACCACTCGTTTACTTAGATCATGCAGATTTTTATTGCAAGATCCTGAAGATTGATTACTATTCATGAAGAATAGCATCTATAGAACACTATAAAACCATGAAGGTTTAATGTTGTACTCTTTTCCTCTTTGTGAGTTTTTACTCGAAGGTTTCTCACATAAGGTTTTTGATGAGGCAACATGTGCAATACAATTGCGGTTGATATGTACTCTTTTCTACAAGAACCATTTTTTCCCACTAGGTTTTCGGATGGAGTTTTTGACGAGGCATATACATTCGCGGTAATCGCTCAAGGAGGAGTGTTGTAAAATAACCGGACTTAGTATAGAAGGAAAGGAGGACTAGAAGTCCTAGTTCTTGTCCGATTGCTCGTGGGCTCTTACCAAAAATCTAGGCTTAGTTCGGTGTGTGTATCGGAGGAGCACCCCTTGTTGTAATACATCGATATGAGAAATAAAGAGAAGCTTCACCTACATTGTATCTTGTTTACTTATTCTTATACAATAGGTGTGATAGGTGTGAGAGGGAGAAGATCCAACCAATGATAACGTGTTTCACAGTAGGTCGTCAAACAGGTGCggttccctctttttttttcccattgtAACCGGTGGCTCCGGCCTTTGGGTGACCGCGGGAAATGCCAGATCCTTGCATTGGAGATGGAAACTCGAAAGGCTTTTTCTTGGCTTCCCACGCTGCCACCGTGCCACGCACAGCTTGCCCGTCGCCGTCAGTCAAGCTGGTCGTTCTTCTTGGGTGGTTGCCAGCGATGAGAGCGGAGCAATATCTCCTGCAACTGGGCGCGAGCAGTGAGACGTGCCCTGCCCTTGGTGTTTCCAATTCTGATCGGTCCTGTGCGCATCTCACCTTTTCAGTTCGatttcttgcattgcattccaGTTACGTGCGAATCTGTCGGCTTGGACGGCCACAGGCCACAGCCCACGGAGACAATCAGACAAGAGCCAACTTTGCCTTCGCGCTGGAAATGGCAACTGGGATGCGATGCCTCACGAGTCACGACTTGAGAATGGAATGGCCATGCATGGCCCTCGCGCTCCTGGCAACTTCAACAGTGACCACGGCAAATGAATGCCATGGACGGACGGACAGATGACCAAAAATAGTGCCCAAGTTGACTCCAGCTATGCGCCTATACCCCAGCAAAACACAGAATGGAATCGACTGCAAATGGTTTTTTGAAAGTAAATCGACTGCAAATAGTAGTAGCAGTTCTTCGAGCCATGGCATGCGTGCCGGTGAATCGCACCGGATTGTTACAGGCTCCAAAATCTACCTTGGCCTGCCATTTCAAGCCCGTCGTCCTCTCCTTCCCACCCGTGACCAGCAGCAAGTAGCAGTCGCAACCCACAAGCGTACGCACGCCGCCCCCAGCCACAGCCaggcgcccgcccgcgcgcacGTACAAACAAGCCGTTGGATCCGGAGACCCAACACGCTGTGGCCCACGCCCGTGTCGGCCCATCcatcctcctccactcctcccacTCAGCGTCTCTCCCACCCCCAGACGACCCTCCAGTGCGGCCATatccgcggccgcgccgcgtcACCGCTCCCCCCGTCCCCGTCCCGTCCCTGCTCTGCTGCCTCCCCGtaccgcaccgcaccgcacgCCACCACCGCATCTGGCCtgccacctccccctcctcctcctcttctttacCCGAGGTGGCAGCGAGGCGCCTCGCTTTCCGCTTTCCCCCGCTCCCTGCTCTACAATCCacccactccgccgccgcccgatccgGCAGCATTGCCCCAGATGGCGCTGCAGATGCGGCTCCACTGCTACTACCACCACTACCccgtcctgctgctgctgctgctggctctcgcggctgcggcgggcggcgtcgcTGCGGACGACGCCGGCGGCAGGGGAGCGGAGCGGACCTACATTGTGCGGGTGGACGCCGACGCGAAGCCGTCGGTGTACCCGACTCACGCGCACTGGTACGAGGCGGCGGTgctgtcggcggcggtggcgggggacgGCTCGGGGGAGTGGCCGGAGGGGGGCCCGCTGATCCACACCTACTCCGCCGCCTTCCACGGCTTCTCCGCGCGGATgtcccccgccgctgccgccgcgctggCCTCCGCCCCCGGGGTGGCGGCCGTGGTGCCCGAGCGCGTGCGCCGCCTCGCCACAACCCGCTCCCCGCGGTTCCTCGGGCTCCTGTCCTCCCCGCCCTCCGCGCTGCTGGCGGACTCCGACTTCGGGGCCGACCTCGTCATCGCCATCGTCGACACCGGCATCTCCCCCGCGCACCGCAGCTTCCACGACCGCGGCCTCGGCCCCGTCCCGCCCCGGTGGCGCGGGGTGTGCGCGTCGGGGCCCGGGTTCCCGCCGACCTCCTGCAACCGCAAGCTCGTCGGCGCGCGGTTCTTCTCCAAGGGGTACGAGGCCACCTCGGGGCGGATGAACGAGACGGCCGAGGTCAGGTCCCCGCTTGACACCGACGGGCACGGGACGCACACCGCGTCCATCGCCGCGGGGAGGTACGTGTTCCCGGCGTCCACGCTCGGGTACGCGCGCGGGGTGGCTGCTGGAATGGCGCCCAAGGCGCGCCTCGCCGCGTACAAGGTGTGCTGGTCCGGCGGGTGCTTCGACTCCGACATCCTCGCGGCCTTCGACGCGGCTGTTGCGGACGGCGTCGATGTGGTCTCGCTCAgcgtcggcggcgtcgtcgtGCCGTACTACCTCGACGCCATTGCCATTGGGGCGTTCGGCGCCACCGAGGCCGGGATCGTCGTGTCGGCTTCGGCCGGGAACGGCGGCCCCGGCGGGCTCACGGTGACCAATGTGGCTCCCTGGATGGCCACCGTCGGGGCCGGGTCCATGGACCGCGCGTTCCCGGCCAACGTGCGGCTCGGCGACGGCCAGGTTCTCGACGGCGTGAGCGTGTACGGGGGCCCCGCGCTGGAGCCCAGCAAGATGTACGAGCTGGTGTACGCGGGGGCCAGCGGCGGGGCCTCGTCCGCGGCCGACGGCTACTCGGCGTCGATGTGCCTCGACGGGTCGCTGGACCCGGCTGCGGTGCGGGGCAAGATCGTGGTGTGCGACCGCGGCGTGAACTCGCGCGCCGCCAAGGGCGACGTGGTCCGCCGCGCGGGCGCCGTCGGGATGGTGCTGGCGAACGGGGCTTTCGACGGCGAGGGCCTCGTCGCCGACTGCCACGTCCTgccggcgaccgccgtcggcgcggccgcgggcgacAAGCTCCGCAAGTACATCGCGTCGTCCACCAAGCAGAGGCCGGCCACGGGCACCATCGTGTTCGAAGGCACCCACCTCGGCGTGCAcccggcgccggtggtggccgCGTTCTCGGCGCGGGGCCCGAACCCGCAGTCCCCGGAGATTCTCAAGCCGGACCTGATAGCCCCCGGCCTGAACATCCTAGCCGCGTGGCCGAGCGGCGTCGGCCCGGCCGGCATTCCCTCAGACACCCGGCGCACCGAGTTCAACATCCTGTCGGGGACCTCCATGGCCTGCCCGCACGTCTCCGGCCTCGCGGCGCTGCTCAAGGCGGCGCACCCGACCTGGAGCCCGGCGGCGATCAAGTCGGCGCTGATGACCACCGCGTACGTGAGGGACAACAGCAACGGGACGATGGTGGACGAGTCGACGggcgcggtggccggcgcgTTCGACTTCGGCGCCGGGCACGTGGACCCGATGCGCGCCATGGACCCGGGCCTCGTCTACGACATCTCCCCCATGGACTACGTCAGCTTCCTCTGCAACCTCAACTACACGGAGCAGAACATCCGGGCCATCACGCGGCGCCAGGCGGActgccgcggcgcgcggcgggccggGCACGCGGGGAACCTCAACTACCCGTCCCTCTCCGCCACGTTCGTT
The genomic region above belongs to Setaria italica strain Yugu1 chromosome VI, Setaria_italica_v2.0, whole genome shotgun sequence and contains:
- the LOC101769659 gene encoding subtilisin-like protease SBT1.5, whose amino-acid sequence is MALQMRLHCYYHHYPVLLLLLLALAAAAGGVAADDAGGRGAERTYIVRVDADAKPSVYPTHAHWYEAAVLSAAVAGDGSGEWPEGGPLIHTYSAAFHGFSARMSPAAAAALASAPGVAAVVPERVRRLATTRSPRFLGLLSSPPSALLADSDFGADLVIAIVDTGISPAHRSFHDRGLGPVPPRWRGVCASGPGFPPTSCNRKLVGARFFSKGYEATSGRMNETAEVRSPLDTDGHGTHTASIAAGRYVFPASTLGYARGVAAGMAPKARLAAYKVCWSGGCFDSDILAAFDAAVADGVDVVSLSVGGVVVPYYLDAIAIGAFGATEAGIVVSASAGNGGPGGLTVTNVAPWMATVGAGSMDRAFPANVRLGDGQVLDGVSVYGGPALEPSKMYELVYAGASGGASSAADGYSASMCLDGSLDPAAVRGKIVVCDRGVNSRAAKGDVVRRAGAVGMVLANGAFDGEGLVADCHVLPATAVGAAAGDKLRKYIASSTKQRPATGTIVFEGTHLGVHPAPVVAAFSARGPNPQSPEILKPDLIAPGLNILAAWPSGVGPAGIPSDTRRTEFNILSGTSMACPHVSGLAALLKAAHPTWSPAAIKSALMTTAYVRDNSNGTMVDESTGAVAGAFDFGAGHVDPMRAMDPGLVYDISPMDYVSFLCNLNYTEQNIRAITRRQADCRGARRAGHAGNLNYPSLSATFVAAEAGTGRATTMRTHFIRRATNVGGGPAVYRASVSAPEGCNVTVQPRQLAFRRDGQRLSFTVRVEAAVAPGERMEPGSSQVRSGALTWSDGRHVVRSPIVVTVQAPLQ